In one Polynucleobacter sp. JS-JIR-5-A7 genomic region, the following are encoded:
- the thiD gene encoding bifunctional hydroxymethylpyrimidine kinase/phosphomethylpyrimidine kinase, giving the protein MKSLLPTSIRIPRVLTIAGSDSGGGAGLQADLKVITALGGYGMSVITAITAQNTLGVTRIQDVDLDVVEAQIDAVLLDIGADIVKIGMLASPEIVRTVAKTLRKHGVSRIILDPVLRATSGASLGGDDTAQAMMQELFPMATLITPNLDEASLLLGHDIAGPNEFQFAAQKLLEMGPQAVLIKGGHLDASHTQITDYLMWRTIEDSLEVVQSKEFKHYRVNTANTHGTGCSLAAAIATYLADGHDLSHAVAKAIAYVEAGLEAGRFLSIGEGPGPLWHMHDFYPTALPNEESS; this is encoded by the coding sequence ATGAAATCACTTCTTCCCACTTCTATCCGTATCCCCAGGGTACTGACTATTGCTGGCTCGGATAGCGGCGGTGGAGCAGGACTTCAGGCCGACCTCAAAGTAATCACTGCCCTCGGTGGCTATGGGATGTCTGTGATCACAGCAATTACAGCTCAAAACACTTTAGGGGTTACGCGTATTCAGGATGTCGACTTAGATGTCGTGGAGGCTCAAATCGATGCCGTTTTATTAGATATTGGCGCTGATATCGTCAAGATCGGTATGTTAGCTAGCCCAGAAATTGTTCGCACTGTGGCCAAAACACTTCGTAAGCATGGTGTCAGCAGAATTATCTTAGACCCTGTATTGCGCGCAACCTCAGGCGCAAGTTTGGGTGGTGACGATACTGCTCAGGCAATGATGCAAGAGTTATTTCCAATGGCAACACTGATCACTCCAAATTTAGATGAAGCATCTTTACTATTGGGTCACGATATTGCTGGCCCAAATGAATTTCAATTCGCAGCACAAAAATTACTCGAGATGGGTCCGCAAGCAGTTCTGATTAAGGGCGGTCATCTTGATGCAAGCCATACTCAAATTACTGACTATTTAATGTGGCGCACGATTGAAGATAGTCTTGAAGTGGTTCAGTCAAAAGAGTTCAAACACTATCGTGTGAACACTGCAAATACTCACGGTACCGGCTGTTCTCTTGCTGCGGCGATTGCGACTTATTTAGCGGATGGTCATGATTTAAGTCATGCGGTTGCTAAAGCGATTGCTTATGTTGAGGCAGGACTAGAAGCGGGCCGCTTCTTGAGTATTGGGGAGGGTCCTGGCCCGCTTTGGCATATGCACGATTTTTATCCAACTGCTTTGCCAAATGAAGAAAGTAGTTAA
- a CDS encoding site-specific integrase, protein MNRYKSLEVPFDSLSVISGTTSIQTALTAFPERNGNVTISQAIDAYMACYQGKDESRAQRMVWWQVKLGGLTLNEVDEDHIFFAIEELSNKHARYYAGKDADGKSIFKSKNKPYAPATINRYSAAIGALFTWCIKKRITPKRWEHPCKAIERMPENNEVTRYLSNDERIALLASCRESKWPKLYLLVLLGITTGARKGELKRLRWSDIDLERAEAYAGVTKNGDRKTLPLLPVIVEEMMKFERSTNQHIFASTRIPSQPYNHEDMWRQALKKAKVKDFRFHDLRHSCASYLAQNNATLLEIADVLGHRNMAMTKRYAHLATKHKSDLVNRIMGDFR, encoded by the coding sequence ATGAATCGTTACAAGTCTTTAGAAGTACCGTTTGACAGCTTGTCAGTGATTTCCGGCACTACAAGTATCCAAACAGCCCTTACCGCCTTTCCCGAGCGTAACGGCAATGTCACCATCTCCCAAGCAATTGATGCCTACATGGCCTGCTATCAAGGCAAAGATGAGTCACGTGCTCAGCGTATGGTTTGGTGGCAAGTCAAACTTGGGGGCCTCACCTTAAATGAGGTTGATGAGGATCACATCTTCTTTGCAATTGAAGAACTTTCTAATAAGCATGCTCGTTACTATGCCGGTAAGGATGCAGATGGTAAATCCATCTTTAAATCCAAAAATAAACCGTATGCCCCAGCCACAATAAATCGATACTCAGCAGCAATAGGGGCACTATTTACATGGTGTATCAAAAAACGCATCACACCCAAACGCTGGGAGCACCCCTGCAAGGCCATTGAGCGTATGCCTGAAAATAATGAAGTAACTCGCTATTTGAGTAATGATGAGCGGATTGCACTCCTAGCATCATGCAGAGAGTCAAAGTGGCCAAAGCTGTACTTGCTTGTGCTTCTAGGCATTACAACTGGTGCTCGTAAGGGTGAACTTAAAAGATTGAGATGGTCAGACATTGACCTAGAAAGAGCCGAAGCATATGCAGGGGTTACTAAAAATGGTGATCGCAAAACCCTGCCACTACTCCCAGTGATCGTTGAGGAAATGATGAAATTTGAACGGTCAACAAACCAGCATATTTTTGCCTCCACAAGAATTCCCAGCCAGCCCTACAATCATGAAGATATGTGGCGGCAGGCTCTAAAAAAAGCCAAAGTTAAAGATTTTCGCTTCCATGATTTACGTCATAGCTGTGCATCGTACCTAGCCCAAAATAATGCTACGCTATTGGAAATAGCGGATGTTTTGGGGCATCGCAATATGGCAATGACCAAACGCTATGCCCACCTTGCCACCAAACACAAGTCCGACCTAGTGAACCGCATTATGGGGGACTTTCGATGA
- a CDS encoding helix-turn-helix domain-containing protein: MKNSDYSASLQVIVQEIIDEGKTSPRQGVELRMIQSTLDYLLAIEATIESGKSERLDRLLKSQVPIHAKLLPAISDCLKTIQHGTQVGRPSAFTPTQEEIIYEILGRNKSVPKSTITEEIAALAFELDVSESTVKRIWDRFQKQRKEQKVQKPPSF; the protein is encoded by the coding sequence ATGAAAAATTCAGATTACTCCGCATCACTGCAAGTTATTGTTCAAGAGATTATTGACGAAGGTAAAACATCGCCAAGACAAGGCGTGGAGCTTCGTATGATTCAATCAACTTTAGACTATCTATTGGCGATTGAAGCGACTATTGAATCAGGAAAAAGCGAACGACTCGATCGCTTATTGAAGAGTCAAGTGCCAATTCATGCAAAATTATTGCCTGCAATATCTGATTGCCTCAAAACAATTCAGCATGGCACACAAGTTGGTAGGCCATCGGCCTTTACTCCCACTCAAGAGGAAATAATTTACGAAATATTGGGTCGCAATAAATCGGTTCCGAAATCAACCATCACAGAAGAAATTGCTGCACTAGCATTTGAGCTGGATGTTAGCGAAAGTACTGTTAAGCGAATATGGGATCGATTTCAAAAGCAACGAAAAGAACAAAAAGTTCAAAAACCCCCTAGTTTTTGA
- a CDS encoding tripartite tricarboxylate transporter substrate binding protein, giving the protein MIQSSPFNAFGRAMQCCIIIATFFAGSQTSFAQSDYPNKPIRFIVPFPAGGATDNIARPLQNELLSTAKWNVIIDNKPGAGGNIGAEIVSKSAPDGYTWLMASVGTHGINLPLYTQGGGKLPFDPIKDFTPITLVAELPNVLVLNPEFASKNNINSVNDLIAYAKANPGKVNMASSGNGTSIHMAGELFKSMTKTYMVHLPYKGSPPAVTDLMAGNVDIMFDNLPSSINYIRAGRLKALAVTSAKRSPAFPDLPTIAEAANLPGYEATSWFGVVGPANMPADILNKDSSVLMAAINSAAVKEKYLAMGAQPVGNTPAQFSNFIKNEIAKWTKVVKDSGAKVD; this is encoded by the coding sequence ATGATTCAAAGTAGCCCTTTTAACGCGTTTGGCCGTGCAATGCAGTGCTGCATCATCATTGCTACCTTCTTTGCAGGGTCGCAAACGTCTTTTGCGCAATCTGATTACCCCAATAAGCCAATCCGTTTTATTGTTCCGTTCCCGGCTGGTGGCGCAACTGACAATATTGCTCGGCCACTCCAAAATGAACTGTTAAGTACTGCTAAGTGGAATGTCATCATCGACAATAAGCCCGGTGCTGGCGGCAATATCGGCGCTGAGATTGTTTCTAAATCTGCTCCTGATGGTTACACCTGGCTCATGGCATCAGTAGGTACACATGGCATCAACCTGCCGCTCTACACACAAGGTGGCGGCAAATTACCATTTGATCCAATTAAGGATTTCACACCGATTACCTTGGTCGCCGAGTTGCCTAACGTATTGGTGCTCAATCCAGAATTTGCGTCTAAGAACAACATCAATAGCGTGAATGATCTGATTGCTTACGCCAAAGCCAATCCAGGCAAGGTCAATATGGCATCGAGCGGTAACGGCACCTCCATCCATATGGCTGGCGAGCTGTTTAAGTCAATGACTAAAACCTATATGGTTCACCTCCCCTACAAAGGAAGCCCGCCAGCAGTGACTGATCTCATGGCTGGCAACGTTGACATCATGTTTGATAACTTACCGTCTTCGATTAACTATATTCGAGCTGGACGTTTAAAAGCATTAGCAGTGACGAGCGCTAAACGGTCTCCTGCATTCCCAGATTTGCCAACCATTGCTGAAGCAGCAAACCTCCCAGGTTATGAAGCTACCTCTTGGTTTGGAGTAGTGGGCCCTGCAAATATGCCTGCCGATATTTTAAATAAAGATAGTTCTGTATTGATGGCTGCTATCAATAGTGCCGCAGTCAAAGAGAAATACTTAGCCATGGGTGCACAACCGGTTGGCAATACACCAGCCCAATTTTCAAACTTCATTAAAAATGAAATTGCGAAGTGGACTAAGGTTGTAAAAGATTCTGGAGCGAAGGTAGATTGA
- a CDS encoding thiamine pyrophosphate-binding protein, protein MDTPSTLLNGGQILANALVRQGVDIAFGVPGESFLPLLNGLVDHPKFRFITCRQEGGAAYMAEAYAKLSGQPGVLMVTRGPGASNAMIGMHTAYQDSTPMVLLVGQVGTDMVEREAFQEIDYRRMYSECAKWIGSIDRVDRIDEFVSHAFHVAQAGRKGPVVLALPEDVLYMTGQENPVKPAHIVQPGLDGNVFQQAMQAFASATKPMVIAGGGNWNSAACEDLRSWVNREGVPVATSFRSQDVIDNLDPAFAGDLGIGANPALVKRIQEADVLLVIGERLGEMTTAGYSLLSVPQTKATLIHVLSGPEELGRVYRPDFALNCSPENFCAALKTVKMAKNHDSAVMKTAHAEYLTFSSPVTVPGDLQLAQIMASLPSSIPRDSIMTNGAGNFATWVHRFYPYGPYKTQLAPANGSMGYGLPAAIAAKITNPEKVAIAVCGDGDFMMNCQELATAARYDAFPIIFVVNNNMLGTIRMHQEREFTSRVIATGLTNPDFVKFADSFGMPGFRVTKTAEFAPAFAKALASKKGALIELVLDQEVISPSKLLSQLGK, encoded by the coding sequence ATGGATACACCAAGCACGCTGCTCAATGGTGGCCAGATCCTGGCAAATGCCTTGGTAAGGCAAGGGGTGGATATTGCCTTTGGTGTGCCAGGTGAGAGTTTTCTTCCCTTATTAAATGGGCTGGTTGATCATCCCAAGTTTCGATTTATTACTTGCCGACAAGAAGGTGGTGCTGCTTATATGGCAGAGGCCTATGCAAAGTTATCCGGTCAGCCAGGTGTATTGATGGTCACGCGTGGACCAGGCGCATCAAATGCCATGATTGGCATGCATACGGCTTATCAAGATTCAACGCCCATGGTTTTATTGGTAGGGCAAGTTGGCACTGATATGGTTGAGCGTGAAGCCTTTCAAGAAATCGACTATCGCCGCATGTATTCAGAATGTGCAAAGTGGATTGGTAGTATTGATCGCGTTGATCGCATTGACGAATTTGTTTCGCATGCATTCCACGTAGCACAGGCAGGGCGCAAAGGACCTGTAGTGTTAGCTTTGCCAGAAGATGTGTTGTATATGACTGGCCAAGAAAACCCTGTGAAGCCTGCACATATCGTTCAGCCAGGCTTAGATGGGAATGTTTTTCAACAGGCAATGCAAGCTTTTGCATCAGCCACCAAGCCTATGGTCATTGCCGGTGGGGGCAATTGGAATAGTGCTGCCTGTGAGGACTTGAGAAGCTGGGTCAATAGAGAAGGTGTACCGGTGGCGACCAGCTTTCGCTCACAAGATGTCATTGATAATCTAGATCCAGCGTTTGCAGGTGATTTAGGTATCGGTGCCAATCCGGCCTTAGTGAAGCGGATTCAAGAGGCTGATGTTCTTTTGGTGATTGGTGAGCGTTTAGGAGAAATGACAACGGCGGGATACAGCTTATTGTCTGTTCCGCAAACTAAAGCAACATTAATTCACGTCCTCTCAGGACCCGAAGAGTTGGGTCGCGTTTATCGCCCAGACTTTGCCCTTAATTGCAGCCCAGAAAATTTTTGTGCAGCACTCAAGACGGTAAAGATGGCTAAGAATCATGACTCAGCAGTCATGAAGACGGCGCATGCTGAGTATTTAACATTCTCAAGCCCGGTAACCGTTCCTGGTGATCTGCAGTTGGCGCAGATTATGGCTTCATTACCAAGCTCTATTCCACGTGACTCAATCATGACTAATGGCGCCGGTAACTTTGCTACTTGGGTGCATCGTTTTTATCCCTATGGCCCTTATAAAACACAATTAGCTCCAGCCAATGGATCCATGGGTTATGGCCTGCCAGCAGCAATTGCTGCCAAAATAACCAATCCTGAAAAGGTGGCGATTGCAGTTTGCGGTGACGGTGATTTCATGATGAATTGCCAAGAGCTGGCAACGGCAGCACGGTATGACGCCTTTCCAATCATTTTTGTGGTGAATAACAATATGCTCGGAACAATCCGCATGCATCAAGAGCGAGAATTTACCTCTCGCGTGATTGCCACAGGCTTAACTAATCCAGATTTTGTGAAGTTTGCCGATAGCTTTGGTATGCCAGGATTTAGAGTGACTAAAACGGCAGAGTTTGCGCCCGCATTTGCAAAAGCGTTAGCAAGCAAGAAGGGCGCATTAATAGAATTGGTGCTCGACCAAGAAGTGATCTCGCCAAGCAAGCTACTTTCCCAATTAGGAAAGTAG
- a CDS encoding fumarylacetoacetate hydrolase family protein, which translates to MRLFGFRGPNGYESVGALSKGSHDTYIDLCATDPLIRNNLQEIIQSPEQLERADLALKNSKAIGGNLKEISFKVPIERPGKIVCMGLNYADHAKEGGNARPEYPSFFMRGPSSMTAHLSPIIRPKVSDKLDYEAELAFIVGKKARHLTLDNSLDCVAGYSIFNDGSIRDYQRKTTQWTIGKNFDQTGAFGPWLVTPEELPLGCDGLNIQSRLNGQVMQKANTKDFLWGVAETIVLISECMTLEPGDVVITGTPAGVGYARTPPVFMKPGDICEIEIESIGVLRNTIADE; encoded by the coding sequence ATGAGGCTATTTGGCTTTAGAGGTCCAAATGGATATGAGAGTGTTGGCGCCCTCTCAAAAGGTAGTCACGATACCTATATTGATCTGTGCGCCACAGATCCACTCATTCGGAATAACTTACAAGAAATCATTCAATCTCCAGAGCAATTGGAGCGAGCAGACTTGGCACTTAAAAACTCCAAAGCAATCGGCGGCAACCTCAAAGAGATTTCTTTTAAGGTTCCCATTGAAAGACCGGGGAAAATTGTTTGCATGGGCTTGAACTATGCTGACCACGCAAAAGAAGGTGGTAACGCGAGACCTGAATACCCCAGCTTTTTTATGCGCGGCCCAAGTTCCATGACAGCGCATTTAAGTCCGATAATTCGACCAAAGGTGTCTGACAAACTCGATTACGAGGCTGAGCTGGCTTTTATTGTTGGCAAGAAAGCGCGTCACCTAACACTAGACAATTCCTTAGATTGCGTTGCTGGCTATAGCATCTTCAACGATGGCAGCATTCGTGATTACCAACGTAAAACTACTCAGTGGACAATTGGTAAAAACTTTGATCAAACGGGTGCATTCGGTCCATGGTTAGTGACGCCGGAAGAACTTCCCCTAGGATGTGATGGTCTCAACATTCAATCACGTTTAAATGGTCAAGTGATGCAAAAAGCCAATACTAAAGATTTCCTTTGGGGTGTTGCAGAAACTATTGTGTTGATTTCTGAATGTATGACTTTAGAGCCAGGAGATGTTGTGATCACAGGTACTCCTGCTGGCGTAGGTTACGCAAGAACACCTCCTGTCTTTATGAAGCCAGGCGATATCTGTGAGATTGAAATTGAATCTATTGGCGTCTTACGTAACACCATCGCAGACGAATAA